A segment of the Desulfurispora thermophila DSM 16022 genome:
TGGTGATACGCTCCACACCCGGCAGGCGCTTGCGGATGTGGAGCAGGATTTCCACCAGTTGGGCGGTGGGCAGGAGGAGGGAGTTGGCATCCTGCAAAAAGACGGTCTGGCCGCCGTGGGCCAGCCAGTGGGCCACCAGCCAGTGGCATTCACCGCCCTGCTGGTAAAGATGAGCGAGAAGTTGCCGGTCTATACGGCCGCCCAGCCCCAGCCGGAAGGAAAGCTGTATGACTTCATCGCGCAAAGCTGCTGCGCTGTCAATATCGTTTAATATCTCCGGGAGGTCACGGCGGGAAAACTGCTGCCCCCGGTAAGTGATGCAGAAGGCACAGCGGTTCCAGGGGCAGTTGCGGGTCAGACGCAGCAGGAGGCTGCCGGCCTCGCTGGGCGGGCGAATGGGACCGGTTTCAAAGAATAAAGTTTGGGAAAGCATGCAGATCATCTCCCTGATAAACTTTTCAGCGGCGATTGTTTGGGAGAACTTAGCTTTAGCACAATTATAATCAGGAATTGGTGAATTGATAAGAATAAACTAAAAACTCCCGTGCACAGGTGGGAGTTTTTCAATGACATTATTTAGTGAGATATTTTTGGTTATTTAGTTGCTCATTTAGCCCGGCAGCCAGTGTCGCCATTTCTTCAGCCTGGCTCTGCAATTCTGCCAACACGCTATTCTGGGCCGTTATGCTGGCTACCAGTTGCTGGTTGCCTCCGCTGACCATGTCTGCGGCAGCAAAAACACCCTTTAGCCGGCTTGATATTTCCTGGAACCCTTCGGTAATGGCGAGCATTCTTTGCACTGAATTGGCCACTATGGACACGCTTTCTTCCGCCGCCTCTTTGCTCAGCAACATTTTTTGATTTATGCTGGCGATTTCATCAATGACATCCTGGATTAAAGCTTTGATCCTTTTTCCTGCATCGGCTGAGGATACGGCCAGTTTTTGAATCTCTGCTGCTACCACTGTGAAACCGCGGCCCGCTTCTCCGGCCCGGGCTGCTTCTATGGCGGCGTTAAGTGCCAGCAGGTTGGTTTGCCCGGCAATTTCGGTGACCAGATTGACAATACCGGCAATGTTGTGCGAGTGGGTAGCTAGTTTTTCCACAACCAGAGACAAATCGCTTACCTGTGCGGTGATTTTTTGTACTTGAGCAATGCTGTTCTGTAAGTCGCTACGGTTCTTTTCTGTTTCTGCCGCCAGGTTGGTGGTTTGCTGGCTTAATGAATAGGTATCGGCATTAAGTTGCTGGCTGGCTCCAGATAATTCTTGTGCCGAGGCACTGAGTTGCTGGATATTGGCCGCCAGGTTGCTGGCACTGTGAGTCAAATGGCTGCTGTTGTTTTTAAACTGTGCTGCTGCGGCAGCAATGTCGCGCATTAATCCGGCAATGCGCCGGCTCATGTTGTTAAAGCTGTTGGAAAGCAACGCAAACTCGTCATTGCTGTCAATTGTTACACAGGCGCCCAACTCCCCGCGGGAGATGCTGTCTAAACAACTTACCAATCTGGTCAGAGGGCGCAGAAAATACGATTGCAAGAAAAAGATTAGTGTTACAGTGGCAATCAGGGAGAGCAGGACAATTATTCCGGTGCTGATTGCCGTACTGGTAAAAGCCTGAGTGATAAAACTGCGGTTTTGCACCAGCTTGATGTAACCCACGGGCTTCTTGCTCAAGTCATGTAATGGAACTAGCAAAGCTATGTACCGGTTGTCGGGGGACCGGATAATCTGGCTATCATTGGTGCGGAAAAAGTTCTCCAGGGTATTATTACTGATAGCAAATTTGTCTTCCTTTTGTGTCCCGGCCAGAAGCAGCTTGTCCCTAGCGTTGTCCTGCCAGGCTACGGTGCTGCTGGCGCGGCGGTAGATGTAAAGCTGACCGCCCGTTATCTGCTGCCACTTGCTCAGCATTTTCTCATCCAGGCGCAGACCGTATTCCACACTGCCCATATGCATCCCCCGGTACAGCATGGGCATGACCACGCGCAAACCGTAACCACCCCGGCCTTCCTCCAGTGCCGCAACCGTTTGAACTGACTTGTTGCAAGCGACAACGGTTGGCCGGATGGTACTTAAATCATCGCCGTACTTTTCCGGCATGTGCAGGCGCAGAAATGATGTGGCCGGCGACAGGTGGAACTGGAACTGATCCACGCCGGCTTTTTTGGCAGCTTCAAATATGGGTGCAGTCAGCTGGTAAAGTTTGTCTCTATCCCGTTTGGCAAAGGACTCCTGGATGGCCGGATTTTGTGCTACGCCCTGCAGGGCCAGGGTGGCTGTGGAAAAAACCTGGTCAATGTCGTTTTGAAAGGTGCGGGCGACCATGGTTAGTTGCCTGTCTTCCAGTGTGGTGATAATCTGCTTCAGCCTGTACAGACCGTTGGTCACAATCACCGTCATGCCGAGAAAAATAACCAGGACTACTGGAATGGCCAGCTTGGTGCGTACAGAAATAATGCGCTGGGAGTATTTAGGGAACACTTTCTTCAACCTGCCTTGTGCTTTTTGATGATTTTGCTGAAAATTTTCTTAATGCCAGAATAGCATATTTTTAACACAAGGCATTGTCGGTTATCAGACAATCATATTGTCGCGGGAGCGACACTGGTTATCGGCCGCCGTTCCTTACCCGCAGGAATCTGGCCCAATCGCCGTCCAGGATGACCACACCGTTCTTCTTCAGCCAGTCGGCGCGGGAAGGGGGCCACAGGTACATGTGTGCTTTGATGGTTTCGCCGGTTTCCAGCAGGCGCACATCTTTGATTTCTCTGATCAAATGGCTCTGGCTTTCCACCCCGGTGTATTTTTGGATTTCGTCAATTTCGGGCAGGATGAGCGGCATTTGTTCGCTGCTGAAAACAACGCCTTTCACTGTGCCTTCCCCTTCCAGGACTACCGGATAGTCGTCCTGGGGCAGGTAATACATTACACCGCGGGCCCGGGCCGGAAATACCTGGGGTTTATAGGCGGCAATAAAGCGGTGGTAGTTGGCCAGGCCGGGCAGCAGGGTGCCGTAAACAAAGAGGTTGTTCAAATACATGAATATCTCTCCCTTTTGGATGGGGGATGGTTTTTGTTGATGTAATTATTTCACATTTTGCCGGCATTGAAAAGGTATATACCTGGTTAAATTTAAAGCTAAATTAATCACTACTTAAGGATTTTTTAAGGGAGATTGTCTATAATACAGGCAATACCTCCTTCACATAAATACCCCTTCTCATCTTCCCTTTAAGGCTTGTACAAGCCTTATTTTTTTTCCTTTTGGCAATGCACCCAAAAAACATTTTGGTAGCGTTAAAATAACCTGTATTGATTGCTGTTGGAAACAAAATCGGATAAATTATTTTCCAGGGAGGGTTGGAAATGGCGGTAGGCGCCCTGGAGGTGGACTTGTATATTTACAATGCCCGTTCTCTGAAAGAGAAGCGCCGGGTGATTAAAGGCCTGTTGGAAAGGCTTTACCAGCGTTACCGCGTAGCAGTGGCCGAGGTCGGGCGGCAGGACAGCTGGCAAAGCGCCAGGCTGGCCATAGCTGTTGTGGCGGGAGAGTACGGGCATGTGGATCAGGTGTTGGAAGCGGTGGTGCAGCACATCCAGAGATGCCCGGATGTGGAAATACAGTATATGGAAAGACAATATATTTAGTCTTTTCTTTTGCCAAGGGGACGTAAAAAAACCCGATGCAGGATCGGGCTTTAATTTTCTAAAATTTGCTCGGTTGATGCACAATTTTTTGTTTTAGCCTCGCTGCTGGAACCCTTCAGTTCACAGAGCAACATGCCAGTCAGAATAAGGGCACAACCAACGAGTTTGCGGGTGGTAAATTGTTCATTGTTCACAATGTAGGCCGTTAAAGCGGCAAAGACCGGTTCGGCGGTGAAGATAACCGCTGTGTGGACGGGCGAAGTGAACTTTTGTACCTTGTTCTGGATTAAGAAGGCCAGAGCTGTGCCCAGCACGGCTGTGACCAGCAAGGCCAGCCAAACATTAAGGGTTAGCCTGGGTGGGGGTGTTTCCAGCGTGCAGGCGAATAGGGCGCTGAGCACAGCAACGACAGCTATTTGGAGAATTGTCAGCAGCTCCGGACTGTAAAATCTGGTGTAGTGGGCTACGGCCAGAATGTGCAGGGCAAACCCGATGGCGCAGAAAAAGGTCAGGATATCACCGTAATTCAGGCTGAACTGGTTGCCCAGGGATAAAAGGCCCAGGCCTGTCGCGGCCAGCAGTACACCTCCGGCCAGGGGCAACTGGGGTATTTTTCGCCGGTAGAGAGAGAGAATAAGGGGTACAAAAACCACGCACAACCCGGTGATAAAACCCGAGTTGGCAGCAGTAGTGTATTTCAGGCCAATGGTTTGGAAGGCATAGCCGCTGAACAGGACGGTTCCCGTGATTATACCGGCGATGGCAAAAGAGAGATCCAGTTGTTTAAGTCGCCGATAGTAAAAAAATGCCAATAAGGCGCTGGCCATGGTGAAACGAATGGCCAGAAAATAATATGGACCAATGTCGCTCAGCACGTTCTGAACCACGACAAAAGTGGTACCCCAGACAAAGGTGACAAAGATGAGCGCCAGATCGGCTTTGATTTGCTGGCCGGTTTGCATTGGCAACACTCGCTTTATGAAAAAGAATGTATTTTTCAGCCCCTGGTATTTTCACCGGGTTGTGCCATAAAGTATGGGGTGTTAACAAGGTATATTCTCTCATTCACTAATTATTGCGTCAAGGCTTGTTTACATAAAAATGTCACTGCCATTCGGGCCGGATTTATTTTTTGCCGGTCGCCTTTCCGGGCAGGATTTTGTTTTTTTTTGGCGAAAAAATACTCAGTAATTTATATTTATTCAACTAAAGCTATCAAGGGGGTTTAGCAGTGCAGAAAAGAGGTTTGGTGTGGAAAGTATGGGCGGCTGCGGCAGCGCTGGCTATGTTGTTGGTAGCCGGGTGCGGTGCTTCCGGTACGGCCGAGAAAAAAGAAGCTGCCCAGAGCCAGGCGGAGCAAAAAGCGCCGCAAAAAATTGTGGTGGGTTCGGACACTACCTTTGCACCATTTGAATTTCAGGACAGCAAGACCGGCCAGTATGTGGGCTTTGACGTCGACCTGATTCATGCTGTTGCCAAGGCGGCCAACCTGGAGGTTGACTACAAGAGTATGGCTTTTGATGGGTTGATTGCCGCCCTGCAGGCCGGTCAGATCGATGCAGCCATTTCGGCCATGACCATTACGCCCGAGCGGCAAAAAGTGGTCAACTTCTCCGAGCCCTATTACCAGTCTGGTCTCAGTGTGGCCGTCCAAGCCAAAAATGATACGATCAAAGGGTTTGCTGATCTTAAGGGTAAGTCCATTGCTGTGCAGAGTGGTACCACCGGAGCGCTGAAGGCCAAGGAAGTGCCCGGCGCCAAGATCCGTTACTTCACCAATACTGACCAGGCTTTGCTGGAACTGAAAAATGGCGGTGTGGACGCGGTGATCAACGATCACCCGGTAACAGCTTACTTTATCCAGCAGGGTAACCCGGAAATTAAAATTGTGGGCGAAAAACTGACAGCCGAAAGCTATGGTATTGCCGTGCCCAAGTCCAAACCTGAACTGTTGGAGAAAATTAATGCCGGTTTGAAAGCGATCAAAGAAAGTGGCGAATACGCCCAGATTTACAAAAAATGGTTTGGTGAAGAGCCTCCCAAGTAAAAGTAATAAAAATTCATGTGTCCCGGATATGCGTAGCACGTCTTGTGTTACGCATATTTGGTGTCTGGGGGAACGAGGTGTGAAGCTTTGGATGTGATCTGGTCGGCCATGCCCCTTTTGATTACCGGGGCTGGTTATACAATCTTGATCACCGTGATTGCCGTCTCGCTGGGCAGTGTGATTGGCCTGTTCTTCGGTTTGGGACGGCTTTCCAGGAATAAGCTGGTTAGTTTTCTGTCCACCTGTTATGTGGATTTTTTCCGGGGTACGCCCCTTCTGGTGCAGATATATCTGGTCTACTTCGGCGGGCCACAGGTGCTGACCGTGTTTCAGGATTATCTGATGCAAAATTTTGGTATGCCTCAGTTGATCGATACGCACATTCCGCCTTTTGTGGCGGCGGTCATTTCCACCAGCCTGAATTCGGGCGCCTATGTGGCGGAGATCTTCCGGGCCGGTATTCAATCCATCGAGCGGGGGCAAATGGAGGCGGCCCGCTCTCTGGGCATGACCCACCGTCAGGCTATGCGTTATATTATCCTGCCCCAGGCCTTTAAGCGAATTATTCCGCCCATGGGCAACGAGTTCATAGCCATGCTCAAGGATACCTCGCTGCTATCCGTGATAGGCTTTGAGGAACTGGCCCGGCGCGGTCAATTGATAATATCGGAAACCTATCTGGC
Coding sequences within it:
- a CDS encoding methyl-accepting chemotaxis protein, producing MFPKYSQRIISVRTKLAIPVVLVIFLGMTVIVTNGLYRLKQIITTLEDRQLTMVARTFQNDIDQVFSTATLALQGVAQNPAIQESFAKRDRDKLYQLTAPIFEAAKKAGVDQFQFHLSPATSFLRLHMPEKYGDDLSTIRPTVVACNKSVQTVAALEEGRGGYGLRVVMPMLYRGMHMGSVEYGLRLDEKMLSKWQQITGGQLYIYRRASSTVAWQDNARDKLLLAGTQKEDKFAISNNTLENFFRTNDSQIIRSPDNRYIALLVPLHDLSKKPVGYIKLVQNRSFITQAFTSTAISTGIIVLLSLIATVTLIFFLQSYFLRPLTRLVSCLDSISRGELGACVTIDSNDEFALLSNSFNNMSRRIAGLMRDIAAAAAQFKNNSSHLTHSASNLAANIQQLSASAQELSGASQQLNADTYSLSQQTTNLAAETEKNRSDLQNSIAQVQKITAQVSDLSLVVEKLATHSHNIAGIVNLVTEIAGQTNLLALNAAIEAARAGEAGRGFTVVAAEIQKLAVSSADAGKRIKALIQDVIDEIASINQKMLLSKEAAEESVSIVANSVQRMLAITEGFQEISSRLKGVFAAADMVSGGNQQLVASITAQNSVLAELQSQAEEMATLAAGLNEQLNNQKYLTK
- a CDS encoding gamma-glutamylcyclotransferase family protein is translated as MYLNNLFVYGTLLPGLANYHRFIAAYKPQVFPARARGVMYYLPQDDYPVVLEGEGTVKGVVFSSEQMPLILPEIDEIQKYTGVESQSHLIREIKDVRLLETGETIKAHMYLWPPSRADWLKKNGVVILDGDWARFLRVRNGGR
- a CDS encoding DUF503 domain-containing protein → MAVGALEVDLYIYNARSLKEKRRVIKGLLERLYQRYRVAVAEVGRQDSWQSARLAIAVVAGEYGHVDQVLEAVVQHIQRCPDVEIQYMERQYI
- a CDS encoding DMT family transporter translates to MQTGQQIKADLALIFVTFVWGTTFVVVQNVLSDIGPYYFLAIRFTMASALLAFFYYRRLKQLDLSFAIAGIITGTVLFSGYAFQTIGLKYTTAANSGFITGLCVVFVPLILSLYRRKIPQLPLAGGVLLAATGLGLLSLGNQFSLNYGDILTFFCAIGFALHILAVAHYTRFYSPELLTILQIAVVAVLSALFACTLETPPPRLTLNVWLALLVTAVLGTALAFLIQNKVQKFTSPVHTAVIFTAEPVFAALTAYIVNNEQFTTRKLVGCALILTGMLLCELKGSSSEAKTKNCASTEQILEN
- a CDS encoding basic amino acid ABC transporter substrate-binding protein, giving the protein MQKRGLVWKVWAAAAALAMLLVAGCGASGTAEKKEAAQSQAEQKAPQKIVVGSDTTFAPFEFQDSKTGQYVGFDVDLIHAVAKAANLEVDYKSMAFDGLIAALQAGQIDAAISAMTITPERQKVVNFSEPYYQSGLSVAVQAKNDTIKGFADLKGKSIAVQSGTTGALKAKEVPGAKIRYFTNTDQALLELKNGGVDAVINDHPVTAYFIQQGNPEIKIVGEKLTAESYGIAVPKSKPELLEKINAGLKAIKESGEYAQIYKKWFGEEPPK
- a CDS encoding ABC transporter permease subunit, yielding MDVIWSAMPLLITGAGYTILITVIAVSLGSVIGLFFGLGRLSRNKLVSFLSTCYVDFFRGTPLLVQIYLVYFGGPQVLTVFQDYLMQNFGMPQLIDTHIPPFVAAVISTSLNSGAYVAEIFRAGIQSIERGQMEAARSLGMTHRQAMRYIILPQAFKRIIPPMGNEFIAMLKDTSLLSVIGFEELARRGQLIISETYLAFQIWMIVAFIYLIMTLLISRLVDYLERRLKTGD